Proteins encoded within one genomic window of Bradyrhizobium sp. CB1717:
- a CDS encoding OsmC family protein, with the protein MIRKATAVWKGTGRDGAGHLSSESGVLASTPYSFKTRFENEKGTNPEELIAAAHAGCFTMALAFGLQMAGFTPDELSTEAAVTLEPEGKGFKISKSALTLRAKVPNLDEAGFAKIAGEAEKNCPVSKVLNAAITLDAKLG; encoded by the coding sequence ATGATCCGCAAGGCAACAGCAGTCTGGAAGGGCACGGGTCGCGATGGCGCAGGCCATTTGTCGAGCGAATCCGGCGTGCTTGCCAGCACGCCCTATTCGTTCAAGACCCGTTTCGAGAACGAGAAGGGCACCAATCCCGAGGAATTGATCGCCGCAGCCCATGCGGGCTGTTTCACCATGGCGCTCGCCTTCGGCCTGCAGATGGCGGGTTTCACGCCGGACGAGCTGTCGACGGAAGCCGCAGTGACACTCGAGCCCGAAGGCAAGGGTTTCAAGATCAGCAAGTCGGCGCTGACCTTGCGCGCGAAAGTGCCGAACCTGGACGAAGCAGGTTTCGCCAAGATCGCGGGCGAAGCCGAGAAGAATTGCCCGGTGTCGAAGGTGCTCAACGCCGCGATCACGCTCGACGCCAAATTGGGCTAG
- the msrA gene encoding peptide-methionine (S)-S-oxide reductase MsrA, with translation MTTERAVLAGGCFWGMQDLIRRQPGVISTRVGYTGGHVKNATYRNHEGHAEAIEIIFNPAKTNFRTMLEFFFQIHDPTTLNRQGNDLGTSYRSAIFYTSDEQKRIAEDTIADVEASGLWPGKVVTEVTPAGEFWEAEPEHQDYLERYPDGYTCHFIRPDWKLPRRAVAAGG, from the coding sequence ATGACGACTGAGCGCGCAGTTTTGGCCGGAGGCTGTTTCTGGGGCATGCAGGATCTCATCCGCAGGCAGCCGGGCGTGATCTCCACCCGGGTCGGCTACACCGGTGGCCATGTGAAGAACGCCACCTATCGCAATCATGAAGGCCACGCCGAAGCCATCGAGATCATCTTCAACCCCGCGAAGACGAACTTCCGGACCATGCTGGAGTTCTTCTTCCAGATTCACGACCCGACCACGCTCAACCGACAGGGCAATGATCTCGGCACGAGCTACCGTTCCGCAATCTTCTATACCAGCGACGAGCAGAAGCGGATTGCCGAAGACACCATCGCCGACGTCGAGGCCTCCGGCCTGTGGCCGGGTAAGGTGGTCACCGAGGTCACGCCCGCGGGCGAGTTCTGGGAAGCCGAGCCCGAGCATCAGGATTATCTCGAGCGCTATCCGGACGGCTACACCTGTCACTTCATCCGGCCGGACTGGAAGCTGCCGCGCCGCGCGGTGGCGGCGGGAGGCTAA